A genomic segment from Gracilimonas sediminicola encodes:
- a CDS encoding HAD family hydrolase yields the protein MKFRNFVEDYINSKPFFALSPHPWIILFDIDGTLLSVNGSYNRTHLRRILDELGIDYPDMENDSFSGRTDHDIFTSFLVNHDFDEELYQQYKSLYLDYLQNVLLKKKEMVTRLPHIDEALEYFFDGDFICGLLTGNYPQAAQIKLQAADIKRDFSFGAFGELEKDRNKLPRIAMDQFHKLYDTKPDPSRFIILGDTPRDVECANKAGMKCVAVTTGNYSRDELSEHRPDLIIDNLANPDQWFGKVAAAD from the coding sequence ATGAAGTTTCGTAACTTTGTTGAAGATTATATTAACTCTAAACCATTTTTTGCTTTGTCCCCACATCCCTGGATTATTCTTTTTGATATTGACGGTACTCTTCTCTCAGTAAACGGCAGCTATAACCGAACCCACCTCCGCAGAATTCTGGATGAACTCGGGATTGACTATCCGGATATGGAAAACGATTCATTTTCTGGGAGAACGGATCACGATATTTTCACTTCTTTCTTAGTGAATCATGATTTTGATGAAGAATTATACCAGCAATACAAATCACTCTATCTCGATTATTTGCAGAATGTGCTGCTCAAGAAAAAGGAAATGGTAACACGGCTTCCGCATATCGATGAAGCACTGGAGTATTTTTTTGACGGGGATTTTATCTGTGGACTTTTGACGGGCAACTACCCACAGGCTGCTCAAATTAAATTGCAGGCTGCTGATATTAAACGGGATTTTTCTTTTGGCGCCTTCGGTGAGTTGGAAAAAGACAGAAATAAACTGCCTCGTATTGCAATGGATCAGTTTCATAAACTTTACGATACCAAACCTGATCCATCTCGTTTTATAATTCTGGGTGATACCCCACGGGATGTTGAATGCGCTAATAAAGCCGGCATGAAGTGTGTAGCAGTAACGACCGGAAATTACAGCAGAGATGAACTTTCAGAACACCGGCCTGATTTAATCATTGACAACCTGGCCAATCCCGATCAGTGGTTCGGGAAGGTAGCCGCAGCTGATTAA
- the recF gene encoding DNA replication/repair protein RecF (All proteins in this family for which functions are known are DNA-binding proteins that assist the filamentation of RecA onto DNA for the initiation of recombination or recombinational repair.), translated as MRNTHTELLNFRNHLETKVDWAPHLNVITGPNGSGKTSLIDAIHYLCMSRSFVSNTDMYVVNQDESYFMIKGHFEGQIRSEFDVSCSYSRGDGKKIFVNDSPLERLSDLIGMVPVVTLTPDDKKLTLEGPTERRSFIDAFISQISPAYLRDLIEYRRVRKQRNSLLQEYRGPVSVLEAYLEPWNVQLVEAGARIVAKRYEVLENLKAYLEKDYAMISGMDLTTNLEYQTFCSPSGDVEAIEKEYYEQLESAQPKEIEREITTIGPHRDEIVFYLDDFELRRYGSQGQHRLFALSLKLAQLHYYSDELDDLPILMLDDVFGDLDPRKTEILLDALQQHKGQIFITSANPVPFEDYVTFDGTNNRLYKVEAGEINEVIR; from the coding sequence ATGCGAAACACTCACACGGAACTTCTTAATTTTCGGAATCACCTGGAAACCAAGGTGGATTGGGCGCCTCATCTCAATGTTATTACCGGCCCAAATGGATCAGGAAAAACCAGCCTGATTGACGCCATCCATTACCTGTGTATGTCGCGAAGTTTTGTGTCCAATACCGATATGTATGTGGTCAACCAGGATGAAAGTTACTTCATGATTAAAGGCCACTTTGAAGGACAAATTCGTTCGGAGTTTGATGTTTCCTGCTCCTATTCCCGCGGAGATGGGAAAAAGATTTTCGTGAATGACTCACCACTCGAGCGCCTGTCAGATTTAATTGGCATGGTCCCGGTTGTTACTCTGACTCCCGATGACAAAAAGTTGACGCTGGAAGGACCTACAGAACGCCGCAGTTTCATCGACGCATTTATCAGTCAGATTTCACCTGCATATCTTCGTGACCTGATTGAATACCGGCGGGTTCGGAAACAACGCAATTCGTTGTTGCAGGAATACCGCGGTCCGGTTTCGGTGCTGGAGGCTTACCTGGAGCCATGGAATGTTCAGCTGGTGGAAGCAGGAGCCCGTATTGTTGCCAAACGCTATGAAGTGCTTGAAAACCTGAAGGCTTACCTGGAAAAAGACTACGCGATGATATCCGGTATGGACCTTACGACAAACCTTGAGTACCAGACATTTTGTTCCCCGTCAGGAGATGTGGAAGCCATCGAGAAAGAATATTATGAGCAGTTGGAATCGGCTCAACCCAAAGAAATTGAACGGGAGATCACCACCATTGGTCCGCACCGTGATGAGATTGTTTTTTACCTGGATGATTTCGAGCTTCGCCGGTACGGATCGCAGGGTCAGCACCGGCTTTTTGCGCTTTCACTGAAGCTGGCTCAGCTGCACTATTATTCTGATGAACTTGACGACTTGCCCATCCTGATGCTGGACGATGTATTCGGCGACCTCGATCCCCGTAAAACAGAAATTTTACTCGATGCCCTTCAACAACATAAAGGTCAAATATTCATAACTTCCGCCAATCCGGTTCCTTTCGAAGATTATGTTACCTTTGATGGAACAAACAACCGGTTGTATAAAGTAGAAGCCGGTGAAATAAACGAGGTGATTAGATAG
- a CDS encoding DUF721 domain-containing protein yields MRFDTPKSLGSVLEEFLEKFPQKKKLKQGMILSAFEDIVGKRMASEVEDLHFEGNKLVMRVKHPSWRHEIHGNRFSIAKKLNAKVKGDVIGDIIVRS; encoded by the coding sequence ATGAGATTTGATACGCCAAAATCATTAGGGTCCGTTCTTGAAGAGTTTCTGGAAAAATTTCCACAGAAAAAGAAGCTTAAGCAGGGCATGATTTTATCGGCTTTTGAGGATATAGTTGGCAAACGAATGGCCTCGGAGGTGGAAGATCTTCACTTTGAAGGGAATAAATTGGTGATGCGAGTCAAACATCCATCGTGGCGGCATGAAATTCACGGAAACCGGTTCAGCATCGCCAAAAAATTGAATGCTAAAGTAAAAGGCGATGTCATAGGCGACATCATTGTGCGCAGTTAG
- a CDS encoding DUF3592 domain-containing protein encodes MEILFFIIGSFVFGLGLYLIYDHISYVRIAAETRGKIIGFKTSSGSKGSTIYNPVVQSYFGEFTGRYGSSNPSYQIGQEVDVIYVAGKTPRLKSNMPYYAGLFLMVFGGIFCVVFFSIFNFSVWNILYSLGTFMLIAFSFRRMLKSKGIDSLDELKEVVKNANKDTQDATKNIIREPAKIQEVQTKQAKATKIVGPVFTFVGLGVLALGVYLGVERYHFLQEAIPASGTVIDFHESRSDDGYTYYPIVEYSPNGSFDAITFRHDTGSNPPSYSRGEVVEVLHAPDNPNNAIIDKGIFNWAISIFVGLFGILFASAGVGASVSAFRKQRKQINL; translated from the coding sequence ATGGAAATTTTATTCTTCATCATCGGAAGTTTTGTATTCGGGCTGGGGTTGTATTTGATTTATGACCACATCAGCTATGTGCGGATTGCAGCAGAAACCAGGGGAAAAATAATCGGGTTTAAAACCTCCTCCGGTTCCAAAGGAAGCACTATCTATAACCCGGTGGTGCAAAGTTATTTTGGTGAATTTACCGGAAGATATGGGAGCAGCAATCCTTCATATCAAATAGGGCAGGAAGTAGATGTTATCTACGTGGCAGGTAAAACTCCCCGTTTAAAGTCCAACATGCCCTATTATGCCGGGCTTTTCCTGATGGTTTTTGGAGGTATTTTTTGTGTTGTCTTCTTTTCCATTTTCAACTTCTCGGTATGGAATATCCTGTACTCTTTAGGAACCTTTATGCTGATTGCTTTTTCTTTTCGAAGAATGCTAAAGTCTAAAGGAATCGACTCGCTGGATGAACTGAAGGAAGTAGTAAAAAACGCAAATAAAGACACCCAAGACGCTACAAAGAATATCATCAGAGAGCCTGCTAAAATTCAGGAAGTACAGACAAAGCAAGCTAAGGCTACCAAAATCGTAGGACCGGTATTTACCTTTGTGGGTTTGGGAGTGCTGGCATTGGGAGTTTATTTAGGAGTAGAACGCTATCATTTTTTACAGGAAGCCATACCTGCATCCGGTACCGTGATTGATTTTCATGAAAGCCGGAGTGATGACGGCTACACATATTATCCTATCGTGGAGTATTCCCCGAACGGTTCTTTTGATGCCATCACTTTCCGGCACGATACCGGCAGCAATCCACCCTCATACAGCAGGGGTGAAGTGGTAGAAGTGCTTCATGCCCCGGATAACCCAAACAATGCCATTATTGATAAAGGTATTTTCAATTGGGCCATTTCCATTTTTGTAGGACTGTTTGGGATTTTATTTGCCTCTGCAGGGGTTGGTGCATCGGTTTCAGCTTTCCGAAAGCAGAGAAAACAAATTAATTTGTAA
- the prmC gene encoding peptide chain release factor N(5)-glutamine methyltransferase: MPKAPSEWTVLSMLEWATEFFEERNVKSPRMSIEWLLADVLSVKRLDLYLIYDRPLTAEELDVLRPLVKRRATHEPLQYITGHTDFYNVRIFVEPGVLIPRQETEELVAWILELYPKGETFSVLDVGTGSGCIPVALKKARPEWDLFATDISDKALSVAKNNASQSEVDISFARDDIFNPQAFSDRTFDLIISNPPYILHSEKSTLDKEVKDYEPEEALFCESTVQMYGALEQLSSGALSADGTVFLELHEDNSGEVLDLFEQANWSAELKNDYGQKTRFLKAKKA, translated from the coding sequence ATGCCTAAGGCACCCTCCGAATGGACGGTTCTTAGCATGCTGGAGTGGGCTACTGAGTTTTTCGAAGAAAGAAATGTCAAGTCTCCTCGAATGAGCATTGAGTGGCTCCTTGCCGATGTGCTTTCTGTAAAACGGCTGGATCTTTACTTGATTTACGATCGTCCGCTTACTGCTGAAGAACTGGATGTGCTACGTCCATTGGTTAAACGACGAGCTACGCACGAGCCCCTACAATATATCACCGGCCATACCGACTTTTATAATGTTCGCATATTCGTGGAACCCGGGGTTCTAATCCCCAGGCAGGAAACTGAAGAGTTGGTGGCCTGGATTCTGGAACTTTACCCAAAAGGTGAAACATTCTCGGTACTGGATGTTGGGACCGGCTCCGGCTGTATTCCTGTAGCATTGAAAAAAGCCAGGCCGGAATGGGATCTTTTTGCCACTGACATTTCAGACAAAGCATTATCGGTTGCCAAAAATAATGCCTCGCAAAGCGAAGTCGATATCAGCTTTGCGCGAGATGATATTTTTAATCCACAAGCTTTTTCGGATCGCACATTTGATCTCATTATTTCGAACCCCCCTTATATCCTGCACAGCGAAAAATCTACTCTCGACAAAGAGGTAAAAGATTATGAACCTGAAGAGGCCTTATTTTGTGAATCTACAGTTCAAATGTACGGGGCATTGGAGCAGCTGAGTTCGGGGGCATTATCTGCCGATGGAACCGTTTTTTTAGAGCTTCATGAGGATAATAGCGGGGAAGTACTGGATCTGTTTGAGCAGGCAAATTGGTCTGCTGAATTGAAAAATGACTACGGTCAAAAAACCCGTTTTTTAAAAGCAAAAAAAGCTTGA
- the folK gene encoding 2-amino-4-hydroxy-6-hydroxymethyldihydropteridine diphosphokinase has protein sequence MAQVVIALGSNLHHPHRQLQKAASFLESLSENGILTSVIYKSEPVGPSENDFLNGVIVIQTELPPEQLFIELKAQEKKQGRPSRYPKWTARTIDLDIIAYDNLVVETDTLIIPHQEYTRRLFVLLPLKDIFPDWKDPVSAQHVDTLIEQAPDLEIVRTTLNW, from the coding sequence ATGGCCCAGGTAGTTATTGCGCTGGGTTCAAATCTTCACCATCCTCATCGTCAGCTTCAAAAGGCCGCCTCTTTTCTGGAATCACTTTCTGAGAATGGCATTCTGACTTCCGTGATTTATAAGTCGGAACCCGTTGGTCCTTCTGAGAATGATTTTTTAAACGGAGTGATTGTCATCCAAACCGAACTGCCTCCTGAACAATTATTCATCGAACTAAAAGCTCAGGAGAAGAAACAGGGACGGCCTTCCCGCTATCCCAAGTGGACAGCGCGCACCATCGATTTGGATATAATTGCCTATGATAACTTGGTCGTTGAAACAGATACCCTTATCATTCCCCATCAGGAATATACCCGGCGTTTGTTTGTTCTATTGCCTTTAAAAGACATTTTTCCAGATTGGAAAGACCCCGTTTCCGCTCAGCACGTGGATACCTTGATAGAACAGGCCCCGGATCTCGAAATTGTTAGAACAACCTTGAACTGGTAG
- a CDS encoding deoxynucleoside kinase — MSNSYDFIAIEGVIGAGKTSLATLLAERRNARLVLEEFEDNPFLPKFYEDRERYAFQTQLAFLASRFKQQQNMMSQDLFHQFTISDYIFDKDRIFARLNLDQDELALYDNIFNIMTGIAAQPDLIIFIQSSVDRLLENIESRGRDYERNITPEYLKELNDAYNHFFHHYNRAPLIVLNASEIDFVNNKEHLDYIEEQIFEKPVHTNTHIHIAP; from the coding sequence ATGTCCAATTCTTATGATTTTATTGCCATTGAAGGCGTAATTGGAGCCGGAAAAACTTCGCTCGCGACCTTATTGGCTGAGCGAAGAAACGCCCGATTGGTACTGGAGGAATTTGAAGACAACCCCTTCCTCCCAAAATTTTATGAAGACCGTGAGCGTTATGCCTTCCAGACACAGCTGGCTTTTTTGGCAAGTCGTTTTAAGCAGCAGCAGAATATGATGAGCCAGGATCTGTTCCATCAGTTCACTATCTCTGATTACATTTTTGATAAGGACCGCATTTTTGCCCGGCTTAACCTCGATCAGGATGAACTAGCCCTGTACGACAACATCTTTAATATAATGACGGGAATTGCAGCCCAGCCCGACCTCATTATCTTCATTCAGTCTTCGGTTGACCGGCTCCTGGAGAATATTGAGAGTCGCGGGCGTGATTATGAGCGGAACATCACTCCTGAATACCTGAAAGAGCTAAATGACGCGTACAACCATTTTTTCCATCATTATAACCGGGCTCCCTTAATTGTTCTGAATGCTTCGGAGATAGATTTTGTCAATAATAAAGAGCATCTGGATTACATCGAAGAACAGATTTTTGAAAAGCCGGTTCATACCAATACACACATTCATATTGCACCCTGA
- a CDS encoding CdaR family protein, translating to MADITDNEFIRRLKAFLKPGTKPGTEETEMRFIRREKVVVFVGAYIMAISLWFIVNLGGSFNITINIPVEPGNVPENMALTEDLPEFVQVSVSGDGWQLLNLYNDPPTVVINIEESEINLFDQVRQRLSYLQEIDVAKVQPLLLSVNMEPKISKRVPVKINTDLNFQPRFGLVGEPTYSPDSITVTGAQSRIEDITEWEVQDTLRLEGIREDISVTLPLEDAIGVVELSENEITYNADVSEFTEGETTVYIRTRGLPRGQNVNYNPSSVTIRFDVPIEQYAEVEKIRPYEVYVPYAKILEDSTGFVTPDIQQTAEQFELRLRSFQPKAVAYFTVLN from the coding sequence ATGGCTGACATTACAGACAATGAATTTATTAGACGGCTCAAGGCTTTTTTGAAGCCCGGCACCAAGCCCGGTACCGAAGAAACGGAAATGCGTTTCATCAGGCGGGAAAAGGTGGTTGTGTTTGTGGGAGCCTACATCATGGCAATTTCGCTGTGGTTTATTGTGAATTTGGGTGGGAGCTTTAACATCACCATCAACATTCCGGTTGAACCGGGAAATGTGCCTGAAAACATGGCCCTGACGGAAGACCTGCCCGAGTTTGTGCAGGTGAGCGTTTCAGGTGATGGCTGGCAACTGCTGAACTTATATAATGATCCGCCTACGGTGGTCATAAACATCGAAGAAAGTGAGATAAACCTGTTTGATCAGGTTCGCCAGCGCTTGAGTTACCTGCAGGAAATAGATGTGGCCAAGGTTCAGCCCCTGCTGTTGTCGGTGAATATGGAACCGAAGATATCCAAGAGAGTCCCGGTAAAAATAAACACGGACCTTAATTTTCAACCCCGTTTTGGATTAGTTGGAGAGCCCACGTACAGTCCGGATAGTATCACCGTTACCGGGGCACAATCACGCATCGAAGATATTACGGAATGGGAAGTTCAGGATACGCTGAGGTTGGAAGGCATTCGGGAAGATATTTCAGTTACGCTGCCCCTTGAAGATGCAATTGGTGTGGTAGAGCTTTCCGAGAATGAGATTACCTACAATGCAGATGTATCAGAGTTTACCGAAGGTGAAACCACTGTGTATATACGTACCAGAGGGTTGCCACGTGGACAGAATGTAAACTATAATCCGTCATCTGTTACCATCAGGTTTGATGTGCCCATCGAGCAGTATGCGGAGGTAGAGAAAATAAGGCCGTACGAGGTGTACGTTCCATATGCGAAAATCCTGGAAGACTCTACCGGCTTCGTAACTCCTGATATCCAACAGACAGCCGAACAATTTGAGCTGCGCCTCCGAAGCTTTCAACCCAAAGCCGTGGCTTACTTTACGGTGTTGAATTAG
- the dnaA gene encoding chromosomal replication initiator protein DnaA yields MHELSVESAWDKCLDIIKDNISYQKYKSWFEPIKPVSLKDNTLTVQVPSQFWYEWLEEHYYNMLRSTLAKVLGPEGKLEYSIVMEKSDQFEHNRSVRMPQRPMGPVQPQESNGYPEYHADRIENPFVIPGIRKTKIDSNLNNNYVFERFIEGDCNRLARSAAMAIADNPGSNSFNPFFVYGPTGLGKTHLVQSIGNKIKEKFGEEKSVLYISSEAFTNEFVHAIRNNRASEFSMFYRNIDVLMVDDIQFFSGKEKTQEEFFHIFNALHQDGKQIILSSDRAPKDVPDIEERLISRFSWGLSADLKMPEYETRYAILERKANDNGIEIDPQIIEFIAHNFKSNVRDLEGAIIKLLAHASLQNIDDIDLAMAKRVLKDMVKESNTQISIESIQNYVCDYFGIDTNKVREKTRKQEIVEARQIAMYLSKKFTKSSLKTIGLHFGGRDHSTVIHAISTVEERISTSAKHKRMVEELHQRIEVASL; encoded by the coding sequence TTGCACGAGCTTTCGGTTGAATCGGCATGGGATAAATGCCTGGATATTATTAAGGACAACATCAGCTATCAGAAGTATAAATCCTGGTTTGAGCCGATTAAGCCGGTGTCTCTGAAAGACAATACGCTCACCGTTCAGGTGCCCAGTCAGTTTTGGTACGAATGGCTGGAAGAGCACTACTATAATATGCTACGCTCTACCCTCGCAAAAGTACTCGGCCCGGAAGGTAAATTAGAGTACTCCATTGTTATGGAAAAGTCGGACCAGTTTGAGCACAACCGCTCGGTCCGAATGCCACAACGCCCTATGGGTCCGGTGCAACCTCAGGAATCAAATGGCTATCCAGAGTATCACGCTGATCGCATCGAAAATCCTTTTGTGATTCCGGGCATCCGAAAAACAAAAATCGATTCCAACCTCAATAACAATTACGTATTTGAACGCTTTATTGAAGGCGACTGTAACCGGCTTGCACGCTCAGCAGCCATGGCCATTGCTGACAACCCTGGCAGCAATTCTTTTAACCCGTTTTTTGTCTATGGGCCTACCGGTTTAGGAAAAACGCATTTGGTGCAGAGCATTGGTAATAAGATTAAGGAGAAGTTCGGAGAAGAGAAGTCCGTCCTTTATATATCTTCGGAAGCTTTCACTAACGAGTTTGTACACGCCATCCGGAATAACCGCGCCAGCGAGTTCTCCATGTTCTACCGAAATATTGACGTATTAATGGTGGATGACATTCAGTTTTTCAGCGGAAAGGAAAAAACTCAAGAGGAGTTCTTCCACATTTTTAACGCTCTTCATCAGGATGGAAAACAGATCATTTTAAGCAGTGACCGCGCTCCTAAAGATGTACCTGATATTGAAGAACGCCTGATTTCCCGCTTTAGCTGGGGATTGAGTGCCGACCTGAAGATGCCGGAATACGAAACCCGTTATGCTATTCTTGAGCGCAAGGCAAACGATAACGGCATCGAGATTGACCCGCAGATTATTGAGTTCATCGCTCATAACTTCAAATCAAACGTTCGGGATTTGGAAGGAGCCATTATCAAACTCCTCGCCCACGCTTCCCTGCAGAATATTGATGACATCGATCTTGCCATGGCCAAGCGCGTGCTTAAAGACATGGTAAAAGAGTCGAACACACAGATTTCTATTGAATCAATTCAGAACTATGTGTGTGATTATTTCGGAATAGACACCAACAAAGTGCGTGAGAAAACCCGGAAGCAAGAAATCGTGGAAGCGCGACAGATTGCGATGTATTTATCCAAGAAGTTTACGAAGTCCAGCTTAAAGACTATCGGGCTTCACTTTGGGGGTCGTGATCACTCTACGGTTATCCATGCAATCTCTACAGTGGAAGAACGGATTTCGACCAGTGCCAAACACAAGCGCATGGTAGAAGAACTACATCAGCGTATTGAAGTAGCCAGCCTGTAA
- the folB gene encoding dihydroneopterin aldolase translates to MDTLTIKGMKFRAFHGVHEHEKEEGNDFEVDVIFEADLSTAGKSDRLSDAIDYTKVHRICAYVMSGESVDLIEHLCFQIGTAIAEQFPAHSRFEVSVRKLSPPLSSTTEFTQARMSWPR, encoded by the coding sequence ATGGATACCCTCACCATCAAAGGGATGAAGTTCAGAGCATTTCACGGAGTGCATGAACACGAAAAAGAAGAGGGCAATGATTTTGAAGTGGATGTAATTTTTGAAGCTGATCTTTCAACGGCCGGTAAATCTGACCGGCTTTCTGATGCCATCGACTACACCAAAGTCCACCGAATTTGTGCTTATGTTATGAGTGGTGAATCGGTTGACCTGATCGAGCACTTATGTTTTCAAATAGGAACAGCCATTGCAGAACAATTCCCTGCACATTCCCGGTTTGAGGTTAGCGTTCGCAAACTTTCCCCTCCTCTTTCCTCCACAACCGAATTCACCCAAGCGAGGATGTCATGGCCCAGGTAG
- the eno gene encoding phosphopyruvate hydratase encodes MSFIEDVHARQVIDSRGNPTVEVDVTLDTGTVGRAAVPSGASTGEHEAVELRDGDKDYYLGKSVLKAVDNVNTIIAEEFRGLSVFGQIDLDDLLLELDGTPNKAKLGANAILGVSMATAKAAAEELGMPLWRYVGGVNAKVMPLPMMNIINGGSHADNSVDLQEFMIMPAGAQSFSNALQIGAEVFHNLKKVLSEKGYSTAVGDEGGFAPNLKSNEEAVEVILKAIEKAGYTPEEDVLIALDPAASEFYNTKSGLYEFKWSDGSKKDTDAMVEFWSEWVEKYPIISIEDGLAENDWDAWKKLTEAVGDKVQLVGDDLFVTNTERLATGIERGIANSILIKVNQIGTITETLDAIEMAHKNGYTAVISHRSGETEDVTIADLAVATNAGQIKTGSMSRTDRIAKYNQLIRIEEQLGDSAIFLGHDAFGL; translated from the coding sequence ATGAGTTTTATTGAAGACGTTCATGCAAGACAGGTGATCGATTCGCGGGGTAACCCAACCGTAGAGGTAGATGTAACTTTGGATACGGGTACCGTTGGTCGGGCTGCCGTTCCTTCAGGCGCATCAACGGGCGAACATGAAGCCGTTGAATTACGCGATGGAGACAAGGATTACTATTTGGGTAAAAGTGTTTTAAAGGCGGTTGATAACGTAAATACGATCATAGCTGAAGAATTTCGCGGCCTTTCTGTTTTTGGGCAGATTGATTTAGACGACTTGCTGCTGGAGCTGGACGGAACCCCGAATAAAGCCAAGCTTGGAGCAAACGCCATCCTCGGTGTGTCTATGGCAACGGCTAAAGCTGCGGCTGAAGAATTGGGAATGCCGCTTTGGAGATATGTTGGCGGAGTGAATGCCAAAGTAATGCCGCTGCCGATGATGAATATCATTAACGGAGGCTCCCACGCGGATAACAGCGTGGACCTGCAGGAGTTTATGATTATGCCGGCAGGAGCTCAGTCGTTCAGTAATGCCCTTCAAATTGGAGCTGAAGTATTCCATAACCTGAAAAAAGTGCTGTCTGAAAAAGGATACAGTACCGCTGTAGGGGATGAAGGTGGTTTTGCTCCAAACCTGAAATCCAATGAAGAAGCGGTTGAAGTAATTCTGAAAGCCATCGAGAAAGCCGGTTATACTCCGGAAGAAGATGTTCTGATTGCTCTCGACCCGGCTGCCTCTGAGTTTTATAACACCAAGTCCGGTTTGTATGAATTCAAATGGAGTGACGGTTCCAAAAAAGATACCGATGCTATGGTTGAGTTCTGGAGTGAGTGGGTAGAAAAATACCCGATTATCTCTATTGAAGACGGACTGGCTGAAAACGACTGGGATGCCTGGAAAAAGCTTACGGAAGCGGTAGGTGATAAAGTACAGCTTGTTGGTGATGACTTGTTTGTGACCAATACTGAGCGTTTGGCAACCGGAATTGAACGAGGCATTGCAAATTCCATTCTCATCAAAGTAAACCAGATTGGTACAATTACCGAAACCCTGGATGCCATTGAGATGGCTCACAAGAATGGCTACACCGCCGTAATTTCTCACCGTTCTGGTGAAACGGAAGACGTGACCATCGCGGATCTTGCTGTGGCTACCAATGCCGGCCAGATTAAGACTGGTTCCATGAGCCGTACCGACCGAATTGCAAAATACAATCAGCTGATTCGTATTGAAGAGCAGCTGGGCGACTCAGCCATTTTCCTGGGGCATGATGCCTTTGGACTCTAA
- a CDS encoding tetratricopeptide repeat protein — MNFEEKLNKGFELLREKDIDYALDVARELQKEQPDAHEAWYLEALVMQQLNQWSHSIEAIEKALELDDDNAAYYNLRGNVRMQLEKLDGAEKDFDKAIELSDTSAAHRNKVMLMLMTDRGQEAIPYLIERIKKDPKDAENWILMGDMINKGGQTDKARTYYEQALKIDPENEYAKRQLEEEG, encoded by the coding sequence ATGAATTTCGAAGAGAAACTGAATAAAGGATTTGAATTATTAAGGGAAAAAGACATCGATTACGCCCTTGATGTGGCAAGAGAATTACAAAAAGAACAACCGGATGCTCACGAGGCCTGGTACCTTGAAGCTCTGGTTATGCAACAGCTGAACCAGTGGAGCCACAGCATCGAAGCCATTGAAAAGGCACTGGAGCTGGACGATGATAACGCCGCCTATTACAACCTTCGTGGAAATGTTCGCATGCAGCTCGAGAAACTGGATGGAGCTGAAAAAGATTTTGATAAAGCTATTGAACTGAGCGATACCTCAGCGGCTCACCGCAACAAAGTGATGTTGATGCTGATGACCGACCGCGGACAGGAAGCCATACCTTACCTGATCGAGCGCATCAAAAAAGACCCCAAAGATGCCGAGAACTGGATTCTGATGGGTGATATGATCAATAAAGGCGGCCAAACCGACAAAGCGCGCACTTATTATGAGCAAGCGCTGAAGATTGATCCCGAGAATGAGTATGCCAAACGCCAGCTTGAAGAAGAGGGCTGA